From the genome of Ziziphus jujuba cultivar Dongzao chromosome 4, ASM3175591v1:
tcggatcggacaggatcggacaggatcgaatagtacagtactgtgtttggtatagttctgAACTGAATGTTGGACTAGTTGGCCCATGTTTGGTACAGGATCGGActggattggattattttataattatagtatttattttgttatatatactgATTGATCACACTGATTCAACATTAGTTGTTGggggaaaacttttttttttttttttaatctctctgGATCTGAATTGATCAATGAAACTGATTATTGGTTCTAGCCAGACATATACATGcacaacataaaattaaataaaataattcaggtTTTTTGGTGATGCACCAGGTTCTTCAGTTCCTTTGGATTAAAAGATATGAAAATTCATTAACTAATTCAAGTGTTTTCTTCAAAAGAGttgaattgatattttattgagTAAAAGAGAAGAGCAGATGGTGatgaatttattttcattggaaAAACATAGAATTTTAATGCCCCAAATCAAAGACAatctatttacccaaaaaaaatatatatcatagaCAATCTTAAAGGACAAACCATTGCTCTGACTCAATATTTTCTGTTGTTTTTCATGGCAAACttacaagaaaggaaaattttaatcTTGAAATTCAGTTGTGATAATAAAAGTCATACATTTAAGGTGATTAAATAAAAGCATTCTGCACTATCAGCTACCAAAATCAGTTTCAACAATAAGCTAATAAAGCATTATGAATTGTCCTATGCTGCAACACACATCTCTTTAATGGTGGTACTAATACATTCATATGACTGATTACTCGTTAAAACAATGGTGGAGCTGTTGTAAGAAGTGCTGAGCATGCAGATACATTTCTTTAAAGATGCAACAGCCTTGGAGGGTAGGTAACTGTGGGCGGGTTCGGGATGGAATCATTCAGACCAAGATCATCAACAGGTGGTCGCTGCCTATGGTGATCAGTGACTGATTGGTAAGCCATTGCCAATGCAAGAACCTGCATATGAAAAAGATGGTATTAGTTGAGTTGGAATTGAAAATCAAGTTgtcctcctttttcttttcttttttttttttttctttttgggcagAATTAAGCTTACAATGCTGTCTTGGTAAGGAGGAGCATAAATGCCAGTGGTGACAGCAGTTCTTCGTAGACAGTCAGTAGAAGGTGGATTAGATATGTTGGTAAATGCTGTTGGTACAACAATCACAGGCAAGCCAACAAGATTTCCCATGCAAACTCTTTCCCAATCAGTTGCACTGCCAATCAATGCATCGACAGTAAAACTCTCTCTAACCTCTTGAATCAACTTTCCTCGAGATCGCTGTGCCTGTTTTAGGTGTTGCAAATGGTTCAAGAAGTAATAATCATAAATTCAACCTATAACAGAAAACCTGTCAAATATGAACCCCCATATGTTGTAATTGAAATTTCAAGTTCTCTTCTCCCTTCTTATACACCTCGTTATGTAACTTTTCAAACCATCTACACATCATGGAATACAATTTTGGATTCAACTTCTAATAACCAGCCTCAAttagtttctttttctctttttaagtcTAACttagtttcctttttttcaGATTGTCatcaatttcaaaaacttaaactgtacatcaaaacccaaaaaacagctAGAATTTACCATTGTTACCAAAAGATTAAGCtgttaaaaaatgaatatgcatgtatatagtATATAAAGTTAACACGAACATATacttaatatatttgatatttaagccAAATATGAAACTATTAACAGAAAAATGTCTTTAGTTTCAAACTGTAAGCATATGCAGAGAAAATCCACTGTCATGAAagttatccaatatttttaacATGTTTATATGATAAAACATGAGAAGAGACTTACGTGAATCAATTAGAaagcaattttcaaaaaataagctCCTAAACACTAAAAGCTGATTAAAAAGTAGACATTAAAAAAACCTGCACATAGTCTACTGCTGGGAATACACGGGCACGTCGCAGTTCAGTAGGCCATTGATCTTGGCTTTCATAATCATCATCCTGTCCCAACCGCTGCCACTCATCAAAATGAGCCAACATATCAACGTCCATAGTAAAGTTCACAATGCCTTGAACAGAGTCAACCGCATACTTCAGCTCGAAAGGGACCATCTTAACACCTTTTGATGCAAGAACATGTACAACCTGGAATGTATTTCCGAATTAGTATATTTTTGAGATCCACATAGTGGAgtaacagaaaaataatatatcttggatttaaaaaaaaaaaatagaattattaCCTCCATATCAGCATCATCAAGATAACCAACACTAAGTTTTGTAATGTCAATCGAGAATGGATCATCAAGGGAAATGTCTTTTGATGAAAGATCATCTGGATCTTTTCCCCTAATAGCATCCAGAATAATTGCACAATCTGTTGCACTTCTGCAGAAAGGATACACTCATCACACCGAAGCTTCTTCCTCCTGAATATCAAATCAAGCCCTAACATAAATAGATCGAAGCTTATTTCGCAGATCAACAAATGACATTtcctaaaaatatttcataattttttagctaaaaattaaggtaaaaaacaaagaaaaataacaagatgatgatgatggaagattgccgaaatagaagaagaagacatgctCACCGGCCAGATGCTTCGAAGGGGATGGTGATGCGAGATCGACGATGCTTCGAAGGGGGTGGCCAGAGATGCTTCGAAGAGAGCTCGGtgggacaaaagtgacccagtctccggatgggtcagatttatcccCCTCATTTGGGATAAAATGATCTACGGGACAAAGCTGTCCCCCTCCCATTTTCACTTTCCAAACACCGGACTGGGACTGGGTCCTGTCCTGACCTGCCCAATCCGGCGTAACAAACACGCCCTCACTGGGCAGTTTTTCACTACTTCTGAATACTAATAATTCAGCGGGTGGGTTTTCCAGACAACTCTTTAAGGGATTGAAGAAATGCAGTGATTTGATCACGTTGCACAACAGTTGCAGTAATAGAAGGAGTTGCTGTAATGAATTCAAGCTGTAACAGATATTTCAAAACTGCATTCCATATGTCTACAGGGGAGGTTAATCCCTGAGTCGCGAAGAGCCAACAGAGTCCGCAATGCTTCTCCATTTTTACTACTCAATTCCTTTAGAGCATGCAAACTCAAAATCTCAGATGTTAGTTAAGAATTTTCACCAAAGAGAAGAAGCTGCTTTTGACAAAACAAGTTTTTAATCACAAATggttatcaaataatttaatatgctGATTCGGTCTATGCAATTTGCTATAAACTCTCATACAGTCACATTCAAATCAATgtatattgtaacaccccgtcccgaaccatgtcggaatttttgcacgttgaccgaggttgaccgttgaccgttgaccgaaggggtcaaaagttgactttttgatccggttggaattctaggttgactgaggtaccgttacggagtacacgttggcacgagttcgtagactggtagcacgttgaaaacggagctatggtttgaaagttttgagcaaaacaagttgaggtccaaactgtccaaggggtgccggagttgactttttattcatgcaaggttgagctttgactcatgcatggttgtgaagtgctcgtcgatacgagtccgtagactagcggcacgtccgatttggacatgtggtttgaaagttatggacctgtaaagtttttcaaataccgtattattttattattatttttacacgcataacgatgtgccacgtgtgacttaatgaagatggccatgtgtcaccatggtgaaatgccacatgtcaaccatgtttaaaaatcaaattgttttattattattttaaataataatattattattaatattatttaatcatttttattttatttctttttccttttctttttccttttctttttctttttctttttcttttttttcccacgtgggaaaacacccttttcttttttctttttctttttctttttttccttttcttccttctcttccCCGACCCATCAACAAAAAACGCAGAATTTCtcttctccctttctctctcatttgactctctcaccctctccctgtttgaccggTGTTTCGTCGGATTTCAATCCCCAgaatgctacacgcgccggccaccggtgtagcccgccacctcgcgaccttagccaccaaatttcccggccagccggccccggacgtgcccagatcgggccgacGAAGTcacggcggcgaggtgaaatttttccggcgattctcgccgtttctgaccaacccagcccgtcccatacctctatccctctattttcaacccctctgagtccatttccagggttagtttgcccaaaatccccaccgtttgaaagatccctcaagatcaaaaccggccgaagcttcccgaccaaattccggccacctccggcggaattggggtcgatggagaccggattggtgatcctcgtcccacgagcttcgattcagtatatcattcgaccattttggttaaagtttgtgtttgaccccccgggtaccgggtattatttacccgaataaaatattaatttatttgattgtctgtgaattttgttctaggagcatcggtgagtcgtagaattgatcctgtagtggatcatgggttaattgcgtgctccaggtgagtgacccacctttaaaaatatttttggggtaattaattgtatttatgtggtattaatttaatatatgtaatttgtgctcatgtggtgtattttaaatataatcgggaaaaatattattttatatatatatatttacccattggtgctaaatgaaattttggggtcattagaaaattcccgattattattttattgtgattaaatgatatttattacacatgagtaagtattttcagtaattcattgtgtttggattttatattaatttcgggcataattgggttaaatattttacgaaaatatttgtttaaattttataaattatgcccacggtatttttatggttgcatctcgtatttcgaggaaaattgtggtttgttgattatcgctgtttcgtatcgggttgttgaataaaaatatgtgggatggtattttgtgaaaatttggtatacttcccacggtggtttttggaaaaacggtacggttggttattattgtttatttttagacgcactcatacagtattggtgttctggtgtatggtgtatggacacgtggtagtgcgcggttattatgtggtttagcgcacggttattacttcacccgtgagttgccattggaccgtgggcaggcaaggttattgttgtgcacagccgcccccctccttggccgggttgatggttttagcagcggtactgtcgggacgccgaagtgaccgttgcaggtttctctctttaaccccccgccagtcggtgctcaggacgctgggtatcggagggcatcaccggtatatggtgtggtgcgtcggtgtaaattgcaaataatgttttaaaccccaaaagtgttctataattatttattataatttattgcagtttatttatatttggggtatttatttatttatttatttatttaattgttgtttattaaattatttggtcccttggttttcggggagtacgtacatcgggtttcgtgaaaatgttttaaaaggggaacatttccaacggagtgaatagtgagggttttgagagaaagtattacttcaattgtttatttatttattaattaattgttcggtactggttaattaaattcctttatttttatattattaatattaaagatgttcggtagttagggtcactcactgagatgattagcatctcacactcttaaattccgttcccctaggtccaggttggagacgttaaTTGTcgggggcgagcccaacgtctcagttcgttgccgaaggttcaagaagtttttcttccctttttcctctcgaacttgtattgcttctttatctgtcattttataaatttcacatgtttctgtataatgctctgtatactgtattggacgtgtagttgttctttatgcactgggttgctgccgttgttttattttgaagtactgcaatttgtggaaccaacttgtagtttgtgggaggaataaggggatgattatagaagtgtgttttcagtgcaggtaatttatggtaagtaaatcccttaggggaggctctgccggattttccgttggaaggtccagtagggtttccctgggatcagggctatctagggttccggggaaagaattctggacgggtcctgacatatatcACAACCCCAGATACCTCAGTTCGGTCTGTCCAATTCGGCCCAATATCACATTCGGGTTGGTCTCAGAGCCCAAGATACCTCGGGTTCGGTGTATTGCTGTTTGTCATGTTTAGAATTGGAACTCATTAAagaaaggggaatttggcccaataccctcataggaccgaggttaatgatttttgccccctcacttgatatcttttttgttctacccctcaatatccattgtaaccttcaaacaaaaaaaaaattacttacatatcctattatattttaaaccaaacaaaaatcaactttttctaaacgtctttacacgaacacacaaatacaaaaaaccaaacaaacgaCTTTACACGAACACATAAATAcacgaaaatcccaaaatttcataaaagtgtctcaaattttgcaaaaaaattggatgactgttcatcctcggtaattcccgaggaaatcgtcggtaaccaacaaataccctctggaaaaattaccaacggtttcgtcggtaattcccgagggtgtacagttcataacattttaccaattttttgggccccataagttccataatgtgtgttgaatgcaaaaacatggcaaatagggattctaaaattatgctaagtagagaaaatcccaaaatttcataaaagtgtatcaaattttgcaaaaaatttggatgactATTCACCCTCGATAATTCCTGAGGAAATCGTCgataaccaacacataccctctggaaaaattaccgacagtttcgtcggtaattcctgaGGGTGTaaagtccataacattttaccaattttttgggcctcacaagtcccataatgtgtgttgaatgcaaaaacatggcaaatagggattctaaaattatgctaagtagagaaaatcccaaaatttcataaaaatgtattaaattttgcaaaacatttggatgactgttcaccctcgataATTCTCGAGGAAATCGTcagtaaccaacacataccctctggaaaaattaccgacggtttcatctgtaattcccgagggtgtacagtccataacattttaccaatattttgggccccacaagtcccataacgtgtgttgaatgtaaaaacatggcaaatagggattctaaaattatactaagtagagaaaatcccaaaatttcataaaagtgtatcaaattttgcaaaaaaattggatgactgttcaccctcggtaattcaagacgaaatcgtcggtaaccaacacataccctctggaaaaattaccgacggtttcgtcggtaattaccaagggtgtacagtccatcacattttaagtgttttttggaccccacaagtcccataacgtgtgttgaatgcaaaaacatgcaaaatagggattctaaaattatgctaaggagagaaaatcccaaaatttcctaaacgtgtctcaaattttgcaaaaaaatatgatgactgttcaccttCGGTaaataccgacgaaaccgtcggtaatttttcgagagggtatgtggttggttaccgacggtttcctcgggaattaccgagggggtacagtcatccaatttttttgtaaaatttgagacacgtttatgaaattttgggattttctctccttagcataattttagaatccctattttgcatgtttttgcattcaacacacgttatgggacttgtggggcccaaaaaacatgtaaaatgtgatggactgtacaccctcggtaattaccgacgaaaccgtcggtactttttccagagggtatgtgttggttaccgacgatttcctcgggaattacagaGGGTGAATagtcatccaaattttttgcaaaatttgatacacttttatgaaattttgggattttctctacttagcataattttagaatccctatttgccatgtttttgcactcaacacacgttatgggacttgtggggcccaaaaaatttgtaaaatgctatggactgtacacctttaGGAATTActgacgaaaccgtcggtaatttttccagagggtatttgttggaTACCGACGATttactcgggaattaccgagggtgaacagtcatcctatgtttttagaaaatttgagaactttttaagcaattttgggattttctttccttaggataattttagaatccatatttttcatttttttgtattcaacacaccttaggggacttgtggggcccaaaaaattggtaaaatgtgattgccatagggtttcggtaattaccgacgaaaccttcggtaatttttgaattaaaaacaaattgaacgttttcattttttaatgccgtttgatcacttactttgccagaatttatcattaataatgctacatttagcatgttattggttggaacacacatgattgaagttgccggatggaattgttgtgagtcttttacgacggtgtacaaatgtcaattaccgatgatgcattggtcattaccattgggcagtaataccatccatgcaatagtaagaaacatacaaacaactgaaccaaaaactgaagacggaatgatatgttatcaaaacaatacgacagatgaatttgacaataaaagaacacataaagccaacgtctattatgccaaaacacacgttacgcggttgaccaactaattacattcctgactacatttcatacacacgcataccacataacatggcctcattgtctgaatatagcatcatgcgattgatgggcgttcgtttcagtggtgctgttggttgttagtgctatcaagaggtacggcggtggagcatgatcggctgctgtgaccaacctgtttgcacctcccgcatctatattaatgacgctcctctccttgagattgaatcctcttctttttcggtcttcctgactgtttgccaatttgaggtggaagtacaacctggtttatgacatcatctggagcatgccactgacttttatctccaagtggatatatggtttccgaatatgcatcacggagtgagtcaactgagtaatgcgccgagcaaaggaaatatggagagatatgtcgatgcttacatgctgcaattgcatggacacaaggaaatccatcaatgtcaaattccttgcatgagcacgtcttattttctaagttaacaactccaacgaacatgccatgccaacaacttgaaactcatataagttcattggcataacacgtaagcctttgccattatttgagcggtcctgcatgattttttccaaccaattagtaacaggagtttgcattgcagcagcgttagttcgacattcataccaccacctttgcaagacatcacgaatgtgatctagtaatggcaaaacaggtttatccctagcatcaataagcacagagttcatgctctctgcaatgttagttgtcattatgttgtatctattgcccggaaaatgtgatctagcccattttgaaggacttgcatccttgagatattgtacagcttcaatactaaccccttttaaaagctgcatggccttatcaaaatcctcaacaatatatgctctagctgcatcattaaaagttgatataattgcgttgacattacctttaaacttcttagcatgtaaatttgtaccaagatgatatgtgcagtggccatggtgattattagggaaactgtacgtattgcttttgcaatgctcttgtgtctatccgatataaaagctatattcggatcatccccaaacgcttctttaaaactctcaaaaaaccacgtgtgggcctattccataagcaagtggataaatttgattgttcccatccaaacatgatgcaatatataacaaacctctatatctattcttcagtgtagttccatcgacagctacgactctccgcatatgctggaaccctctaatgctagctccaagtgccatgaaaaaatataaaaatctgttttgatcatcagtttcaattcgagtaaacgtgcccagatttttgctcttcaaaacctgactccataaaggaagttttgcatatgaatcttctggcgtgccccacaaacctgatagtgcaacttccttagcagcccatgctttgttgtagattatgtttactccgtaattagagcgaatgtcatgcatgatatctcgaggtttgtattgccttgaaatcccatcaaacattggctGGATGATATCTCCGATAACTGAAtttgttgcttgacgatgatcccttttcatgatatttaaagagcaaatatgctgatccttgaaggccctaatcatgaaggcctctgtattatcaccatgtagtttggtagcacgcattcgccacatgcaattgtcgtttgcacatacaacctcatatcggacttTATCagacttcttgaccttgaattcaaaatttctccttagtgcataaagactaatcttcttctgtagcgcattcttactcgcaaagatttggttgattcgaatgatttcatgggcattgacggatgagaagcgatggttaaccctaagttcagccatggttgcggtagaatcctgtcgaatgtccaaatggttttcggtacaaggagaggcaagcacatcatcattcacattatcaattggactactaccataaggagactcaccatgtcgactatcaccagctgaaagtcccaAATGTTGAgtccaacaaatgtctcgtaacccatcaatgtcaaaatctcgaacaccaactcgcaccacaattggtataatgccaaactttagtgacaacACTAAAAGCATACGGGGCACCTCCACTATAACGGAGACtaatttgatacctggatgaaatcaaatgaaatgtctgcggttagttacaatatttagtatacaagtttcaaataaaataattaaatacctagagtatccataaagaagtataaaggttcaaataTAACAATTGAGATAATAGCTCATACCCAGTAATAATAGAGGAAAGTAGTAAAATACACTTGCCTTCATGAACATTAAGGTAAGACCCAATTCCGTGGCCTGTACCATGCCGATAATCAAGACCATGTTTCTATAGTGGAACTCAAGCAAGAATGTTTAGGGCATTACCTGTAGGAAAATGAACATGTACCTTCCTATCACACAAACTTACAAGAATATAGTCAATACATTTCacttaaaatgaaatacataatttaaaaaataaaataaaataccattggTTCCATTAGGAAATTGAGCATTCCCAAGTGCAATATGACCCTTGAGGACctgcaaaataaagcaaacaaaattactttgcaagactcaaaaaaatataataataataatgataataaaaaggaaaaacaaaatagattagcacttactgcagtatatcattttcaactatatcactttttaacaagaacatttgaaagtagttaataaagtaggaattaacatatccatgtcaaagttcattttaaaagtggacaaccctttatttctcttgatATATTGGAATTTGTTATGCATCGAATGTCATGCTAGCTTTTGAAAGTGGTTGCTAAAGTAGGAATTAgcatatccatgtcaaagttcatttgaaattggaaaacactttatttatctttatatggtGAAATTTGCCATGCTTGCAATCATTCCATCATTATTTGATTGGTGTGTATTGAAACTGCACAAGCAGAGCATTGCATGCAAACACATAGAAATATACACAAGCTGTGTACTGACAAATTGTCTGATACGGTTTATGTCCTTTTACATTCCTCTTTCAGGAAATATTTAGGCCACAATACATCTCAACTGGTATCTCAATCAAATGTTAGATGTTGcataacaacctaaaaaaaccaaaaaaaaaaaaaatgaaaaacaaaaaatgaacttaCAATTGCTTTTTCTTAGTCACTTCGTCTCCCTCCAAGAAGTAACCATAAACCCCATATATCTCCTACATCCGTATATGCACTAAAAGCTtagacatctttttttttttttttttagttttattgttttcataaaaaGCTTTTCCTCAAAAAAGGGTATATTGACTACTTGTCCAAGAAATAAACAGATGCATAAGTTTCACATATTACCTGCTTATCCAACCAGACAAGATATTGCACCATTGCAACGCCATCTCGAATGTGTGCTTTTTTCAAACCTTCCAACTCCACTGGGttccaagtttttaaattatcagtTGTAAATAAGATAAGGAAAAATCAGaatttaaactaaataaattgattgcaaaaaatttattcattctaagatatcaaattgcaaacagaaaattaaacgtGACATGTTTTTACtggaaaatgaacaaaagtcaaatcTTTGGATAAAATCACAGGTTTAATTATatcaagtttttaaatattttaaatttcctcGTTATAAAGGGTTGTCTGACTATTTAAGGCTATCTCTAATTTGCATTGCCACCTTGTCTTTTAAAAGGCAAGGTATAAAGTTCAATAAAGCATCTAGGATAAGAAGTAACCATCCCTTGAAAAGAACAAACTTGTAAGAActgccaaatttaaaaataacttcttGTCTTCTGCATATTgtctcaaaaatatgaaatggacATTTTACATATTACATATTGACATATGTCCAACTGTACGCACCAATCAAAATATGTATCTTAAATATGAACAGAAATCCATGACAAGAAATGCACGGTCAAGTTTAACATACCTATCAAACATGCTCTGTAGTATGCACCAATTTAAGGTCCACTCAAAGGTTTTAGTCAGTATCAAACGACGGTACTTTCCCTTTGAACCAGATTTGACAGTTGGACCAGCACCAGGGACCCATTTTGAGA
Proteins encoded in this window:
- the LOC125423248 gene encoding uncharacterized protein LOC125423248 codes for the protein MEKHCGLCWLFATQGLTSPVDIWNAVLKYLLQLEFITATPSITATVVQRDQITAFLQSLKELVYPFCRSATDCAIILDAIRGKDPDDLSSKDISLDDPFSIDITKLSVGYLDDADMEVVHVLASKGVKMVPFELKYAVDSVQGIVNFTMDVDMLAHFDEWQRLGQDDDYESQDQWPTELRRARVFPAVDYVQAQRSRGKLIQEVRESFTVDALIGSATDWERVCMGNLVGLPVIVVPTAFTNISNPPSTDCLRRTAVTTGIYAPPYQDSIVLALAMAYQSVTDHHRQRPPVDDLGLNDSIPNPPTVTYPPRLLHL